ACGCGACGAAGCAAGTGAAGGCAGGCGCGAGCGAGTTGCGCCGCCACACAACCACGAGGTTGGTGTTGGCTTGGCCAGCGAAGGTGGTGCGCAGGCGCTATCAATTAGCCACGTCTTTGTCGAGCAAAGTTGTCTAACGCCGGACATTACCGGGCCGCCGAGCGGCATCGCGGGCAATCACGTGAACTGCGCTTCGGCGGCTCCGGTGCATGTCCTTGTTAGGTGCGTTTTGGCCTGTGAGCAATACTATTCCAATACTTCAGCATTTAGCCATCGCTTGACGAATTCTCGCCCTTTGTCTGTAAGCTGAAAGGGATTTCCTTCTGCATAATAGTACTTCAAGCCTTCATCCTTTATTAGCAAACCATCTTCTACAAGATACATCAGCAGAATATCAAACCCCTTATTTATCCAAACGGATTCTAGATTCGGATCTTCCGCGAAGAATTTGAGCACCCTGCGCTCCAGATCACCATAACGGCTGTTTAAAGCGGTTTTCATGTCAGTTTAGCTGATAGCCACAATGAGTAAACCAGGCCAAGGCATCAGATTCAGTGATCGTCGCAAGCGCTCGCTTGATGGCCCGCTCCAACTTGCGACGGGTTCGTGCTCCGATACTTCGCAAGGCGGTCTTGATCTTCGACCAGCACCGCTCAATCGGCGACAGGTCGGGCGAGTACGGCGGCAAATAAATCAACTGCGCTCCCTGCGCTTCAATTGCCTCACGGATGCCACTCACCTTATGCGCTCCCAAGTTGTCCATCACGACGATGTCGCCAGCCACCAGCGTCGGACAGAGGATGCATTCGGTGTAGGCGCGGAAGACCTCGCCATCGGTCGCTCCTTCAATCCACAGCAGCGCGTCCAGGCCGCCGCTGCCCAAGGCGCCGATCAGCGTCAGGTTCTGACCATAGTTGATCGGTGCGCTGCCGACCGCCCGCTCGCCACGCGGAGCGCGACCGTACAAGCGCGTCAACGCCAGATTAACTCCCGATTCATCAATGAACTTCAGCCGACTGAAATCCAGCCGGGCAATCAATTTCCGGTACTCGGCTCTCGCCTGCTGGACCCGCGGCGTGTCTCGTTCGGAGGCGTGGAGCGACTTTTTTTTCGCGGCAAATTAAGTGTCTGTAACAGGCGGCTCATGGTCGGGAGCGAGACGGCTTTCTTATGCTTGGCTTTGACCCGTTGGCACAACTCATCAAGGGTTAAGTCGTTATTCTCGGCAACGCTCTGCCGGATGAAGAGACGGGCTTTTTCATCCAGCAACGGCTTGTTGCCGCCGGCATGCGGCAATGCATCAGCCGAGCCGGTCTCGCGCTTGCGGCGGAGGAAGTTTTTGACCGTGGCGAGACTGACTTGGAACAACTCAGCGACTTCGCCCTGTGAGTACTTGCCGCTTTCACAGGCTTCGACGATTCTGTGGCGCAAGTCGTTGGAATAAGGTTTCATAGCTCGTAGACTGACCGGTTTACTAGCTAAATGCAACCGAAAACCGCTCTAGAACAGAGAGGTTCGCTTTGTATTGCAGCATCGCTCTGCGATCAATCTCACCGTTATCGTATCGTGTATGACAAGTTGGGCAAAGAGCAATTAAGTTATCAAATGTGTGCGCTTTTACACGTGCCCAAGGAACAATGTGAGCGATTTCTACAGGTATTTGGCGACAGGTGGGGATAGCACACCTGTGTCCTGCCTCTACCAGTACGTCCCGTTCAAGGGGTCGCGGAGGAGTTCGCGCAGATGTCTTCTTCTTCATTCCGGGCCTCTGCAATCTGTCAGTTAAGAGGGCGAGCACCTAACGAACACACATCACCGGGCCGCCGAGCGGCACTGTGAGTAATCATGAGCACTGCGCGGTGGCGGCTCCGGTGCATGTCGTTGTTAGGCCGACGTTTTTGGCTCACCTGTCTCTCGTCCCCACCAGTCCTCTGCTTGGCCGCCAAGATAGGGTAGTACCCGCAAGGCGGCACGCTCAAATCTGTCGCCAGAGGAAAACCATCGCCGCTTGTCATATCTGAACCAATGGTCGCTTTTTTCATCCGACGCACCAAGTCGAAGACGGCGCGCCACGTCCCAGGCCCTGATCTTGGTGGGA
Above is a genomic segment from Blastocatellia bacterium containing:
- a CDS encoding HNH endonuclease signature motif containing protein encodes the protein MKKKTSARTPPRPLERDVLVEAGHRCAIPTCRQIPVEIAHIVPWARVKAHTFDNLIALCPTCHTRYDNGEIDRRAMLQYKANLSVLERFSVAFS
- a CDS encoding transposase encodes the protein MKPYSNDLRHRIVEACESGKYSQGEVAELFQVSLATVKNFLRRKRETGSADALPHAGGNKPLLDEKARLFIRQSVAENNDLTLDELCQRVKAKHKKAVSLPTMSRLLQTLNLPRKKSRSTPPNETRRGSSRREPSTGN